From a single Apium graveolens cultivar Ventura chromosome 2, ASM990537v1, whole genome shotgun sequence genomic region:
- the LOC141706751 gene encoding putative protein phosphatase 2C 39 — protein sequence MNGRDILHKMKEKVGFGSSSAESGKGKSKMSKNITHGYHLVKGKSYHDMEDYVFAQFKQVNNNELGLFAIYDGHLSHDIPDYLKSHLFENIMSEPDFWTETEKAVRRAYHITDKTILDKAADLGRGGSTAVTAILIDGKRLVVANVGDSRAVISKNGVAKQLSIDHEPSKERSKIEDRGGFVSNFPGDVPRVDGQLAVARAFGDKSLKKHLSSEPDVSVEIITEDTDYLILASDGIWKVLSNQEAVDCIKQVKCPQTAAKQLTEEALAKKSTDDISCIVVKFR from the exons GAAAAGGTTGGTTTTGGCTCATCGTCAGCTGAAAGTGGAAAAGGAAAGAGTAAAATGTCGAAGAATATAACACATGGATATCATTTGGTAAAGGGAAAATCATATCATGACATGGAAGATTATGTTTTTGCACAGTTTAAGCAAGTCAACAACAATGAGCTTGGGCTGTTTGCAATATATGATGGTCATTTGAGCCATGATATACCTGATTACCTGAAGTCTCATTTGTTTGAGAACATAATGAGTGAG CCCGATTTCTGGACTGAGACAGAGAAGGCAGTCAGAAGAGCATATCACATAACTGACAAAACTATATTGGATAAAGCAGCTGATCTAGGTAGAGGCGGTTCAACAGCGGTTACAGCAAtattaatagatggtaaaaggcTGGTTGTGGCTAATGTCGGGGACTCTAGAGCTGTCATTAGCAAGAATGGAGTGGCAAAACAACTATCGATAGATCACGAACCTAGTAAGGAAAGAAGTAAAATAGAAGACAGAGGTGGCTTCGTATCTAACTTTCCAG GTGATGTTCCTCGTGTTGATGGACAACTGGCAGTAGCCAGAGCCTTTGGTGACAAGAGCTTGAAGAAACACCTTAGTTCAGAACCAGACGTGTCGGTTGAAATCATAACTGAGGATACAGATTATCTAATTTTAGCAAGCGACGGAATATGGAAG GTTTTGTCGAACCAAGAAGCTGTGGACTGTATTAAGCAGGTAAAATGTCCTCAAACAGCAGCAAAGCAACTTACTGAAGAAGCGCTTGCAAAGAAGAGCACTGATGATATTTCTTGCATTGTTGTAAAGTTCAGATGA